The following coding sequences are from one Pseudonocardia sp. HH130630-07 window:
- a CDS encoding YbaK/EbsC family protein — translation MSWAVLGTLDVVPALERPDLLADPVAVALKELDAERVGVAEIDPDLADTAAFCAAYSSPPERAANCVVVAGKRAGEVRYAACVALATTRVDVNGVVKKRLDARKISFAPMDDAVGLTGMAYGGITPIGLPADWPLWIAPDVASADAVVVGSGLRAGKLAVPGDLLAALPNATVVEGLAR, via the coding sequence GTGAGCTGGGCCGTGCTCGGCACGCTCGACGTCGTCCCCGCACTGGAACGGCCGGACCTGCTCGCCGATCCGGTCGCCGTCGCGCTGAAGGAACTCGACGCCGAGCGGGTCGGGGTCGCCGAGATCGACCCGGACCTCGCGGACACCGCGGCCTTCTGCGCGGCGTACTCCTCGCCGCCGGAGCGGGCGGCGAACTGCGTCGTGGTCGCCGGGAAGCGGGCGGGCGAGGTCCGCTACGCGGCCTGCGTCGCGCTCGCCACGACGCGGGTCGACGTGAACGGTGTCGTGAAGAAGCGGCTCGACGCCCGCAAGATCTCCTTCGCCCCGATGGACGACGCCGTCGGGCTGACCGGGATGGCCTACGGCGGGATCACGCCGATCGGGCTGCCCGCGGACTGGCCGCTCTGGATCGCGCCGGACGTCGCCTCGGCCGACGCGGTCGTCGTCGGCAGTGGCCTGCGGGCCGGCAAGCTCGCGGTGCCCGGCGACCTGCTCGCCGCGCTGCCGAACGCGACCGTCGTCGAGGGCCTCGCGCGCTGA
- a CDS encoding DUF2516 family protein → MELLADLDFYIIRAIWILALPVGGYAFLHALRQRADAFTAAGKLSKNAWLGITGVGLVLLVITQGPMYGGAMFWLAAMVAVLVYLVDVKPAVVEVQDGGPRW, encoded by the coding sequence GTGGAGCTGCTGGCCGACCTCGATTTCTACATCATTCGTGCGATCTGGATCCTCGCGCTCCCGGTGGGCGGCTACGCGTTCCTGCACGCACTGCGCCAGCGCGCCGACGCGTTCACCGCGGCCGGGAAGCTGAGCAAGAACGCCTGGCTGGGGATCACCGGCGTCGGGCTGGTGCTGCTCGTCATCACCCAGGGTCCGATGTACGGCGGTGCGATGTTCTGGCTCGCCGCGATGGTCGCCGTGCTGGTCTACCTCGTCGACGTGAAACCGGCCGTGGTGGAGGTCCAGGACGGGGGACCCCGCTGGTGA
- a CDS encoding helix-turn-helix domain-containing protein yields MATQPRRGDGDRAPADSAERVGQAAVEHVGQVVGQAQQAVGHAVEDIGSYIRTQREAAQVSMRQLARSAGVSNPYLSQVERGLRKPSAEILQQIAKGLRISAEALYVRAGILEERPAGRVTDAVLTDPTLTERQKRVLLDVYESFRRENGLPVSATDTTQTFDQTRT; encoded by the coding sequence ATGGCCACCCAGCCCAGGCGCGGCGACGGTGACCGGGCGCCCGCCGACTCCGCGGAACGGGTCGGTCAGGCCGCGGTCGAGCACGTCGGCCAGGTCGTCGGACAGGCCCAGCAGGCCGTCGGGCACGCGGTGGAGGACATCGGGTCCTACATCCGCACCCAGCGGGAGGCCGCCCAGGTCTCGATGCGGCAGCTGGCCCGCTCGGCGGGGGTGAGCAACCCGTACCTGAGCCAGGTCGAACGCGGACTGCGCAAGCCGTCCGCGGAGATCCTGCAGCAGATCGCCAAGGGCCTGCGGATCTCGGCCGAGGCGCTCTACGTCCGCGCCGGGATCCTCGAGGAGCGCCCCGCGGGCCGGGTCACCGACGCGGTCCTCACCGACCCGACGCTCACCGAGCGGCAGAAGCGCGTGCTGCTCGACGTGTACGAATCGTTCCGCCGGGAGAACGGCCTCCCTGTCAGCGCTACCGACACCACCCAGACATTCGACCAGACGAGGACGTGA
- a CDS encoding DUF445 domain-containing protein — protein MQTSRAPERPAPSPQRDRTVGSVPATPLGGFGPGDEQKRRDLRRMKMVATGFLVGATVVFFVAKYLEVVQGLPWAAYLRASAEAGMVGALADWFAVTALFRHPLRLPIPHTAIIPRKKDAIGDSLGDFVGENFLSEAVVRDKLERIGVSEQVGHWIGQQANADRVTAELVTAARAVVTVLRDEDVQNVIETVAVRKLMEVPVGPPMGKALEGVLVDGAHRRLVDLVCDRAYDWVADNQDMVLRVVHDRAPSWTPRFVDDMVADKLFAEIRGYAWAVKTDPEHPLRHAVDRYLAEFAQDLQHDETTMDRAEQVKRQVIEHPEVQHFIGRAWTVVKGMVLDAADDPSNELRLRARDALMAFGRRLGRDPELTAKLNGWLADAACYVVRHYRHQITTLITETVARWDAEETSRKVELQVGRDLQWIRINGTVVGALAGLVIHTVGELLVG, from the coding sequence GTGCAGACCTCGCGAGCGCCGGAACGCCCGGCACCGAGCCCGCAGCGGGACCGGACCGTCGGTTCGGTGCCCGCCACGCCGCTCGGCGGTTTCGGCCCCGGTGACGAGCAGAAGCGACGCGACCTGCGCCGGATGAAGATGGTCGCGACCGGCTTCCTGGTGGGGGCGACGGTCGTGTTCTTCGTCGCCAAGTACCTGGAGGTGGTCCAGGGGCTGCCGTGGGCCGCGTACCTGCGGGCCAGCGCCGAGGCCGGCATGGTCGGCGCACTCGCCGACTGGTTCGCCGTCACCGCGCTGTTCCGGCACCCGCTGCGGCTGCCGATCCCGCACACGGCGATCATCCCGCGCAAGAAGGACGCGATCGGCGACAGCCTCGGCGACTTCGTCGGCGAGAACTTCCTGTCCGAGGCCGTGGTCCGGGACAAGCTGGAGCGGATCGGGGTCAGCGAGCAGGTCGGGCACTGGATCGGCCAGCAGGCCAACGCCGACCGGGTCACCGCCGAGCTCGTCACCGCGGCGCGGGCGGTCGTCACCGTGCTGCGCGACGAGGACGTGCAGAACGTGATCGAGACCGTCGCGGTCCGGAAGCTGATGGAGGTCCCGGTCGGGCCCCCGATGGGCAAGGCGCTGGAGGGCGTGCTCGTCGACGGCGCGCACCGGCGGCTGGTCGATCTGGTCTGCGACCGTGCCTACGACTGGGTCGCCGACAACCAGGACATGGTGCTGCGGGTCGTGCACGACCGGGCGCCGTCCTGGACACCGCGGTTCGTCGACGACATGGTCGCGGACAAGCTCTTCGCCGAGATCCGCGGCTACGCCTGGGCGGTCAAGACCGATCCGGAGCACCCGCTGCGGCACGCCGTCGACCGCTACCTCGCCGAGTTCGCGCAGGATCTCCAGCACGACGAGACCACGATGGACCGCGCCGAGCAGGTCAAGCGCCAGGTGATCGAGCACCCCGAGGTGCAGCACTTCATCGGCCGGGCGTGGACGGTCGTCAAGGGCATGGTGCTCGACGCCGCCGACGACCCGTCGAACGAGCTGCGGCTGCGGGCGCGGGACGCGCTGATGGCCTTCGGCCGCCGGCTCGGCCGCGATCCGGAGCTCACCGCCAAGCTGAACGGCTGGCTGGCCGACGCCGCGTGCTACGTCGTGCGGCACTACCGGCACCAGATCACCACGCTGATCACCGAGACGGTCGCGCGCTGGGACGCCGAGGAGACCTCGCGCAAGGTCGAGCTCCAGGTCGGGCGGGACCTGCAGTGGATCCGGATCAACGGCACCGTCGTCGGGGCCCTGGCCGGGCTGGTGATCCACACCGTCGGCGAGCTGCTCGTCGGCTGA
- a CDS encoding bifunctional DNA primase/polymerase, with amino-acid sequence MSRWDSYRAVYGAELRAAAREYTDHGWPLVPGPGAEVLLATGEVLDVVEVPTAVGRQVCRTLREAGEVVPVAATPEGTWWFPMSPRHTLPAELSLHADVVLHTDGIGVVAPPTERPDGWVQWRVAPARVGYRVPEASVVVDAICDAVRNRAAVSSEPERVEALQR; translated from the coding sequence ATGTCCCGCTGGGACAGCTACCGAGCCGTCTATGGCGCGGAGCTGCGTGCGGCCGCACGCGAGTACACCGACCACGGCTGGCCCCTCGTCCCGGGACCCGGTGCGGAGGTGCTCCTCGCGACCGGGGAGGTGCTCGACGTCGTCGAGGTGCCGACCGCGGTCGGCCGTCAGGTCTGCCGGACGCTGCGCGAGGCGGGCGAGGTCGTGCCCGTCGCCGCGACACCCGAGGGAACGTGGTGGTTCCCGATGTCCCCGCGGCACACGCTGCCGGCCGAGCTGAGCCTGCACGCCGACGTCGTGCTGCACACCGACGGCATCGGCGTCGTCGCCCCGCCGACCGAGCGCCCCGACGGCTGGGTCCAGTGGCGGGTCGCCCCGGCGCGGGTCGGGTACCGGGTGCCCGAGGCCTCGGTCGTCGTCGACGCGATCTGTGACGCGGTCCGGAACCGGGCAGCCGTGTCGTCCGAGCCCGAACGGGTCGAGGCGCTCCAGCGCTGA
- a CDS encoding cold-shock protein: MPQGTVKWFNAEKGFGFIATDDEGPDVFVHYSAIEANGFRSLEENQRVDFQASQGKKGPQADSVRVI, translated from the coding sequence ATGCCGCAGGGCACCGTCAAGTGGTTCAACGCCGAGAAGGGCTTCGGCTTCATCGCCACCGACGACGAGGGACCGGACGTTTTCGTCCACTACTCCGCGATCGAGGCCAACGGCTTCCGTAGCCTGGAGGAGAACCAGCGGGTCGACTTCCAGGCCAGCCAGGGCAAGAAGGGCCCGCAGGCCGACTCGGTCCGCGTGATCTGA
- the mftR gene encoding mycofactocin system transcriptional regulator (MftR, the mycofactocin system transcriptional regulator, is an uncharacterized TetR family DNA-binding transcription factor. Its role is inferred by context. It occurs as part of the biosynthesis locus for mycofactocin, a partially characterized electron carrier derived from the terminal Val-Tyr dipeptide of the precursor peptide MftA, through a radical SAM enzyme-mediated process.), translating into MSATAGNDTEGSTRGGAGPGAGAGPSRRVGRRPVTSRSEIEHVALEMFAEQGFEHTTVDDIAQAAQIGRRTFFRYYASKNDVAWGAFDEQLVRMRAVLAAQPPDLPVLAGIRRAVLEFNHVEPAEQPWHRRRLELILRTPALQAHSTLRYAAWRQVVADFVAQRRGEPASALVPQSVGHACLGVCLAAYERWLADDGAELAALLDRVLRSLERGWATELS; encoded by the coding sequence ATGTCGGCCACGGCCGGGAACGACACCGAGGGCAGCACCCGTGGCGGTGCCGGGCCCGGCGCGGGGGCCGGGCCGTCGCGGCGGGTCGGCAGGCGCCCGGTCACCTCCCGCTCCGAGATCGAGCACGTGGCCCTGGAGATGTTCGCCGAGCAGGGCTTCGAGCACACGACCGTCGACGACATCGCGCAGGCCGCGCAGATCGGCCGCCGTACCTTCTTCCGCTACTACGCCTCGAAGAACGACGTGGCCTGGGGCGCCTTCGACGAGCAGCTGGTCCGGATGCGCGCGGTGCTCGCCGCGCAGCCGCCGGACCTGCCGGTGCTCGCGGGCATCCGCCGGGCGGTGCTGGAGTTCAACCACGTCGAGCCGGCCGAGCAGCCCTGGCACCGGCGCCGGTTGGAACTGATCCTGCGTACGCCCGCGCTGCAGGCGCACTCGACGCTGCGCTACGCCGCGTGGCGCCAGGTCGTGGCGGACTTCGTGGCACAGCGGCGTGGCGAGCCGGCCTCGGCGCTGGTGCCGCAGAGCGTCGGACACGCCTGCCTCGGGGTCTGCCTCGCGGCCTACGAACGCTGGCTGGCCGACGACGGCGCCGAGCTCGCCGCGCTGCTGGACCGCGTCCTGCGCTCCCTCGAACGCGGCTGGGCGACCGAGCTGTCCTGA
- a CDS encoding sigma-70 family RNA polymerase sigma factor, whose protein sequence is MSAPARTGDGTDQVDRPLDLQIEDHRRELTGYCYRMLGSAFEAEDAVQDTMIRAWKGLAKFDGRSSLRSWLYRIATNVCIDALNGRKRRAVPMDIGGPGAPVAESLREPLPDAEWLEPMPDARVSTPAGDPADKAIARETIRLAFIAALQHLPARQRAVLILREVLCWKAAEVATLLDTSVASVNSALQRARATLSEQGISESAPQEAPALDAERTDLLMRYMAAFEAFDMEALTALLHADVEQNMPPLELWFRGREDVIAWMATGPGQGCRGSRVAPVEINGTVGFAQWKPSGPDGEFEAWGIQALRIEDGAVTGLSIFLNKDLFGYFGLPLKLADAPELWEPKTV, encoded by the coding sequence ATGAGTGCACCCGCACGGACCGGTGACGGCACCGACCAGGTCGACCGGCCACTCGACCTGCAGATCGAGGACCACCGTCGCGAGCTCACCGGCTACTGCTACCGCATGCTCGGTTCCGCCTTCGAGGCGGAGGACGCGGTGCAGGACACGATGATCAGGGCGTGGAAGGGCCTCGCGAAGTTCGACGGCCGGTCCTCGCTGCGGTCCTGGCTCTACCGCATCGCCACGAACGTCTGCATCGACGCGCTGAACGGGCGCAAGCGCCGGGCCGTGCCGATGGACATCGGCGGGCCCGGTGCGCCGGTCGCGGAGTCGCTGCGCGAGCCGCTGCCGGACGCGGAGTGGCTGGAGCCGATGCCCGACGCACGGGTCTCCACCCCGGCCGGCGACCCGGCGGACAAGGCGATCGCCCGGGAGACGATCCGGCTGGCGTTCATCGCCGCACTGCAGCACCTGCCGGCCCGGCAGCGCGCCGTGCTCATCCTGCGCGAGGTGCTGTGCTGGAAGGCCGCCGAGGTCGCCACGCTGCTCGACACCTCGGTCGCGTCGGTGAACAGCGCGCTGCAGCGGGCCCGCGCCACCCTCTCCGAGCAGGGCATCTCCGAGTCCGCACCGCAGGAGGCCCCGGCGCTCGACGCGGAGCGGACCGACCTGCTGATGCGGTACATGGCGGCGTTCGAGGCGTTCGACATGGAGGCGCTGACGGCGCTGCTGCACGCCGACGTCGAGCAGAACATGCCGCCGCTGGAGCTGTGGTTCCGCGGTCGGGAGGACGTGATCGCCTGGATGGCCACCGGCCCCGGCCAGGGCTGCCGCGGTTCGCGGGTCGCCCCGGTCGAGATCAACGGGACGGTCGGGTTCGCCCAGTGGAAGCCGTCCGGCCCGGACGGCGAGTTCGAGGCCTGGGGCATCCAGGCCCTGCGGATCGAGGACGGCGCGGTCACCGGCCTCAGCATCTTCCTGAACAAGGATCTCTTCGGCTACTTCGGCCTGCCGCTGAAGCTGGCCGATGCACCGGAGCTGTGGGAGCCCAAGACGGTCTGA
- a CDS encoding ATP-dependent Clp protease proteolytic subunit yields the protein MPVLSTVPDLADRLLGPRIVLLARELDDDVAAETCGRLLLLAAEDSRREVTLQILSPGGSPVAAMAVHDTVRSLPVDVVTVANGSLAGPVPFLVASGTPGRRFALPHASFHVPATGTAGTASVRGSHPGDVRVLAEHLQQRRTEIDELTARYCGGPVAGPRERWLGAAEAAAAGIVDHVRGVDS from the coding sequence ATGCCCGTCCTGTCCACCGTGCCCGATCTCGCCGACCGGCTGCTCGGCCCGCGGATCGTCCTGCTCGCCCGGGAGCTGGACGACGACGTGGCCGCCGAGACCTGCGGCCGCCTGCTCCTGCTCGCCGCGGAGGACTCGCGCCGCGAGGTGACCCTGCAGATCCTCTCCCCCGGTGGGTCGCCGGTGGCCGCGATGGCGGTGCACGACACCGTGCGGTCGCTGCCGGTCGACGTCGTCACCGTCGCGAACGGGTCGCTGGCCGGGCCGGTGCCGTTCCTGGTGGCGTCCGGCACGCCGGGGCGGCGGTTCGCGCTGCCGCACGCGTCCTTCCACGTGCCGGCGACCGGGACGGCCGGCACGGCGTCGGTCCGCGGCAGCCACCCGGGCGACGTCCGGGTGCTGGCGGAGCACCTGCAGCAGCGGCGCACCGAGATCGACGAGCTCACCGCCCGCTACTGCGGTGGCCCGGTGGCCGGCCCCCGGGAGCGGTGGCTGGGCGCGGCCGAGGCCGCGGCGGCCGGGATCGTCGACCACGTCCGCGGAGTGGATAGTTAG
- a CDS encoding MerR family transcriptional regulator — protein sequence MRVSELSRRSGVPVATIKYYLREELLHRGETTSPNQARYDDSHLGRLRLIRALVEVGGLPIAVVKDVLGAVDDPGTGLHEMLGRTVYAVTGTGSEAGTGPHAERAAADLEALAGHAGWTLRDGAPAPAGARSVLTRMHELGHGPAPETLACWAEAADRAAEGDLLAVARSGSREEVAETALVGTVLGDSLLAALRRIAQEDRSRRQYPSTG from the coding sequence ATGCGCGTCTCGGAGTTGTCCCGCCGTTCGGGTGTCCCGGTGGCGACGATCAAGTACTACCTGCGCGAGGAACTGCTGCACCGCGGGGAGACGACGTCACCCAACCAGGCCCGCTACGACGACTCGCACCTCGGCAGGCTCCGGCTGATCCGGGCGCTGGTGGAGGTGGGCGGGCTGCCGATCGCCGTCGTCAAGGACGTCCTGGGGGCCGTCGACGACCCGGGGACGGGGCTGCACGAGATGCTCGGCCGCACCGTCTACGCCGTCACCGGAACCGGGTCCGAGGCCGGCACCGGGCCGCACGCCGAGCGGGCCGCGGCCGACCTGGAGGCCCTCGCCGGACACGCCGGATGGACGCTGCGCGACGGGGCGCCCGCACCGGCGGGCGCCCGCAGCGTGCTGACCCGGATGCACGAGCTGGGACACGGCCCCGCCCCGGAGACGCTGGCCTGCTGGGCGGAGGCGGCCGACCGGGCGGCCGAGGGCGATCTGCTGGCCGTCGCCCGGAGCGGCAGCCGGGAGGAGGTCGCGGAGACCGCACTGGTCGGGACGGTGCTCGGGGACTCGCTGCTCGCCGCGCTGCGCCGGATCGCGCAGGAGGACCGCTCGCGGCGTCAGTACCCGTCCACCGGCTGA
- a CDS encoding endonuclease/exonuclease/phosphatase family protein yields the protein MLVDTALRTAVRLLPRRFRVDRRSALVGVAAFRPHLAAGAAGLAGVLALAGFRWGALVLGAAAVVVAGPTLVRLAGSPTRGPGGRVPEQQDGQAPERPGESVPGRPDERAPSRPGDRVPARPGGTVVPAPGIPVRRRFSIRRSPDGRGTARSGPTVTVLVANVLLGRADPGALAQLVTTERPDLVVLPEAGTTYRDALLPLLPGYRGWSSVPPGIPDSGGTVVVASARAGDVRVRAGRGMRVPHLEVDGGLLGDRTLYAVHTSAPTAPRRLVGWRSDLALIGRWTGAEPAPLVAGDLNAVLDHRELRRALGGCRDSATGVRPAGTYPSSWPRWAGLRIDHVLVPRGSATRRYRVFDLPGSDHRGVLVEVTLPAQPVDGY from the coding sequence GTGCTCGTCGACACGGCCCTCCGCACCGCGGTGCGGTTGCTCCCCCGCCGGTTCCGGGTCGACCGGCGCTCGGCGCTGGTCGGGGTCGCCGCGTTCCGCCCGCACCTGGCGGCGGGCGCCGCCGGGCTCGCCGGGGTGCTGGCGCTCGCCGGGTTCCGCTGGGGCGCGCTGGTCCTCGGGGCCGCGGCAGTGGTCGTGGCCGGTCCCACGCTGGTCCGGCTGGCGGGCTCCCCCACGCGCGGACCAGGCGGACGGGTACCGGAGCAGCAGGATGGACAGGCTCCGGAACGGCCGGGTGAGTCGGTGCCGGGCCGGCCTGACGAGCGGGCACCGTCCCGGCCCGGCGATCGGGTGCCGGCCCGGCCGGGCGGGACCGTGGTGCCGGCGCCGGGGATCCCGGTGCGGAGGAGGTTCTCGATCCGGCGCAGCCCCGACGGGCGGGGGACGGCGAGGTCGGGGCCGACCGTCACCGTGCTGGTCGCGAACGTGCTGCTCGGCCGGGCCGATCCCGGCGCGCTCGCGCAGCTGGTCACGACCGAGCGGCCGGATCTCGTGGTGCTCCCGGAGGCGGGCACGACCTACCGCGACGCCCTGCTCCCGCTCCTGCCCGGGTACCGCGGGTGGTCGTCGGTGCCACCCGGGATCCCGGACAGCGGGGGCACGGTCGTGGTCGCGTCGGCGCGGGCCGGTGACGTCCGGGTACGGGCCGGGCGGGGGATGCGGGTGCCGCACCTGGAGGTCGACGGCGGGCTGCTCGGCGACCGCACCCTGTACGCGGTGCACACCAGCGCCCCGACCGCCCCGCGCCGGCTGGTCGGCTGGCGTTCCGATCTCGCGCTGATCGGCCGCTGGACCGGCGCGGAACCGGCGCCGCTGGTGGCCGGTGACCTCAACGCGGTGCTCGACCACCGGGAGCTGCGGCGGGCGCTCGGCGGCTGCCGGGACTCCGCGACCGGGGTGCGGCCGGCCGGCACGTACCCGTCGTCCTGGCCGCGGTGGGCGGGTCTGCGGATCGACCACGTGCTCGTCCCGCGGGGCAGCGCCACCCGGCGGTACCGGGTGTTCGACCTGCCGGGCAGCGACCACCGCGGCGTGCTGGTGGAGGTCACCCTCCCGGCTCAGCCGGTGGACGGGTACTGA